The genomic segment ACAAATGTCTCTCCATTATAGTACTGTCTGTAAAGTTTAACAATATCATTCGTCTCCCCGCTGAAATCAGACGACACATAACAAGTGCTCAACAACCCCCTGTTTGCCGGGATCAGGTGCGGAACAAAGCATGTGGTTACCGTGCTTCCTGCTACATCTGACAGCACCTGCTCAATCTCCGGGATATGCCTGTGGGTGCCGGCCTTGTACGCCTCCATCCCTTCATTTGCCTCCGGATAGTGAAAGGAGAGGGACGGCGAACGTCCTGCACCTGAAATAGCTGACTTGGCATCTATAATAATCTTCCCGCCGTTATAAAATCCGCTTTTCATCAGGGGCGCTATACCGAGGATACTTGCCGTAGGATAACATCCCGGATTTGAAACCAGAGTTGCCCCACGTATATTGTTTCTGTAGATCTCAGGCAGTCCATACACAGCGCTCCGCAGTAAAGATTCAGCCGTGTGATTCACGCCATACCACTTCTCATAGGTAAGCGGGTCTTTTAACCTGAAGTCTGCACTTAGATCCACGACCATCTTGCCCATCTTCACAAAATCCGAGACAGGTGCAACAGATGTCCCGTGAGGCAGGGCAGTGAATATCAACTCAGCCTCCCCTGACATAACCTCTGAAGTTAGCGGCTCAAGCGTCAGGTCATAAAACCGCGACAGACTTGGAAACAGTTGTGTTATTGGTCTACCTGAAGATTTTTCTGAGGTAACAGCAACTACTTTGACATAAGGGTGCAGGGCCAGGAGTCTTAACAACTCACCTCCTGTATAACCACTCGCCCCTGCAACAGCTACCTTTAGCATTCTTGGAAAAGAGTTAATACCCCGGCATTATCTCTTGGAATATTGGAATTTCTTACGGGCCCCTTTCTGCCCTGGTTTTTTTCTCTCTTTTTCACGCGCGTCTCTCGTGAGAAAGCCTTTGCTTTTCAATGGACGCCTGTATTCAGGATTGACATCCAGCAGGCTTTTCGCAATTCCGTGCCTTAATGCACCTGCCTGACCTGCAATCCCTCCCCCGGCTATGTTTGCATATATATCAAATTTCCCTGTTAATGACAACAAGTCAAGAGGCTGCTTGATAAGTCTGATCAGGGTATGGCCAGGGAAGTAATCCTCTGCCGGCCTGTCATTGACTACGATCTTTCCCTCACCAGGGACTAATCTGACGCGTGCAATCGCGTTCTTTCTCTTACCTGTCGCACTGTGTTGTGTTGTTGTGTTCATTCATTACTCCTTTATTTCCAGTGCCTTAGGCATCTGTGAATCATGCGGGTGTACACCGCCT from the Nitrospirota bacterium genome contains:
- the rpsI gene encoding 30S ribosomal protein S9, coding for MNTTTQHSATGKRKNAIARVRLVPGEGKIVVNDRPAEDYFPGHTLIRLIKQPLDLLSLTGKFDIYANIAGGGIAGQAGALRHGIAKSLLDVNPEYRRPLKSKGFLTRDAREKERKKPGQKGARKKFQYSKR
- a CDS encoding N-acetyl-gamma-glutamyl-phosphate reductase; the encoded protein is MLKVAVAGASGYTGGELLRLLALHPYVKVVAVTSEKSSGRPITQLFPSLSRFYDLTLEPLTSEVMSGEAELIFTALPHGTSVAPVSDFVKMGKMVVDLSADFRLKDPLTYEKWYGVNHTAESLLRSAVYGLPEIYRNNIRGATLVSNPGCYPTASILGIAPLMKSGFYNGGKIIIDAKSAISGAGRSPSLSFHYPEANEGMEAYKAGTHRHIPEIEQVLSDVAGSTVTTCFVPHLIPANRGLLSTCYVSSDFSGETNDIVKLYRQYYNGETFVRVLDAGRQPNIRDVKGANFCDIGISLDKRNGFIIVTAAIDNLVKGAAGAAIQNMNIMKGYEETTGLMQPGLFP